The sequence below is a genomic window from Uranotaenia lowii strain MFRU-FL chromosome 2, ASM2978415v1, whole genome shotgun sequence.
GCCACAAAAACATAATCCGATTCTAGTAACTTCACTGTAGGAGCAAAACAAACAGTTCTGTGAATCGCCTTAAATAAACGTTGATGACCTCTCGGAACCGGTCCGAATTTGCTTATCGAAAGAGGCACACAGAGATGTTTATAGGTAAACAAACTGAAGTTGTGAAGCGTGTTTAGCCGGCATTTTACGACACCATCCTCTCTTATCCGTCCATCCATCCATCGAAACAGCTTCAATCAATgtgaattttcataaattcattaaaaaatagttttaaagaaTGAAGTTGTTTTCTACAGCTGAGAAACACCATCATTCGTTACTTGCACAAATAGGCGAGATGAATAGAGCATTGcttaaaaattgtgatttttcaaCTAATTCACCGAATCGCCGGTGATTTCATAGCCATTTCAGTTGATAACCCTCTCTGGGGGAAGGTCAACCGGTAATTTCACAATCAATGAATAAGCTTCCCACTCCATCTTTCTCTGTTCGAATGTGAGGAAGAAAACATAAAACTGATAACAAACTaaatgtcttatttttgtttctattccACGAATAGGTCTGGCAAAAGTCGGCCTGGCTGACATCGAAACGGCGCTGCCATTCTGTACCCATCTGATCTACGGCTATGCGGCCATCGATCCGGATTCGAACAAAGCCGTCTCCCGGAACCCGAATCTGGATTTGGACACCGGGAAGGGTTACTACCGGCAGGTGACCCAGCTTAAGCGTAAATATCCGGCACTGAAAGTCCTACTCGGAATCGGTGGCTACCGGTTTGCGGCTCCCTCACCCAAATATTTGGACCTACTCGAATCCGGAGCTGCTCGGATTACCTTCATCAACAGTGTCTACAGCATTGTGAAGACCTACGAGTTCGACGGAATCGATCTGGCATGGCAGTGGCCTCAGAACAAACCGGTCAAGAAGCACTCGACCGCCGGCAAACTCTGGAAGGGATTCAAGAAAGTTTTCTCCGGAGATAGCGTCCTGGACGAGAAGGCCGATGAACATCGAGAGGAGTTCACCGCACTGCTGCGGGAGATGAAGAATGCCTTCCGGTCGGACAATTACCAGCTCGGAATCACTGTGCTGCCACATGTCAACTCCAGCACCTTCTTCGACATCCCGGCCATCATCAACTATTTGGACTTTGTAAACATTGGAGCATACGATATGCAGACACCGGAGCGCAATCCCAAAGAAGCTGACTACGCTGCCCCGATTCAAGAGCTCAACGAGCGTGTTCCTGGAAACAACGTCGATGGGTTGGTGAAGCTATGGTAAGATTTTCACGGTCTTTTACCCGAAgaagagaaaatcaataaatttcactATAACCTTCACTTTTCGCAGGCTCGGAGCCAACGCGCCCTCGTCCAAGCTGATCGTAACGATTCCGACTCATGGTCGCGGTTGGAAGCTGAACTCGGACTCCGGCATCACCGGAACGCCACCCCTGGTAGCTGATGGAGCTGCTCCGGCGGGACCCTACGTGCAGCAGGAAGGCTACTACAGCTGGGCCGAAACTTGCCAGAAGCTACCGAACCCAGCCAACTCCGGCCTCAAGGGAGCCGATGCCCCGCTACGCAAGGTTGGCGATCCGACCAAACGATTCGGACCGTATGCCTTCCGGTTGCCCGACAGCAATGGGGAACATGGTTTGTGGATTTCCTACGAAGATCCGGATTCGGCATCCAACAAGGCTGGCTACGTGAAGCAGAAGAGCCTCGGAGGTATTGCCATCAGTGAGCTGTCCTTCGACGACTTCCGGGGAAGCTGCGCCAACGAAAAGTTTCCGATTCTGCGGGCTGCCAAATATCGGCTGTAAAAATGCAGTTTCCGGGAAACTTGCATgtgttttgtaatatttgataAGCGTGTGTTAAAAGATGAAATATAACCATGTTAATATGGAGAcgtgttttgaaatttgtttatctttttattGAAGGCTGATGATTAAAAACTTATCGTACGAACGAAACGATTAAAACTAAGAGAAATGCTTCAGCggtttcattatttcaaaacacACTCAAATTTCTAATATTACTGACAATGTGTCAAAATGGCTTTCGAAAAATTGTCGTCAAGAATACTAATCTGTCTTACGAATTGGAGGGGTTTTAGGGCGCTAAGATTTATTTGAGTCAGTTTCGGTTGACTTCTCCAAAAAACTGTCTATTTTCTAACAACTGCTGAATATTTTGTCCGTGCGGTTTTCCctgctaaagggtgatacggtcaaaatttggtcaagggaaaacgcgtgtaaatcggtgaaatcgtttatttaaaaaatcaaattaaatttctttttcaagtttaataagtataaaatttaggaaaaatattcagttaggcttccgcttttccaaatccgaattgccgggccttaccttaacccctgccatcagattttgtacagccaccttgtccactttcttcaccgcagaaagccagtttgccttgaactgctgctcgtccttagcagattTTTTGGTCTTCATtaggttctgcttgacaatagcccagtatttcgcAATTGGGCGgaactctggcgtgttgggagggttcttgtccttgggaaccacctgcacgttgttggcggcgtaccactccatggcctttttaccgtaatggcaagatgccaaatccggcaaaAACAGAACGGAACAATCGTGTCTCTTCAGGAAAGGcggcagacgtttattcaaacactctttcaagtaaatttcttgattgacagtcccggaagctatgagaatgctgcttttcaagccacaggtacagatggcttgccaaaccagatatttcttcgcgaactttgacagtttcatgtgcttgaaaatatctgctacctttccccttccttttgccgtataaaactcctatcccggaagctgcttgtagtcggctttgacgtaggtttcgtcgtccattaccacgcagtcaaacttcgtcagcatccgggatcgcgctttggccgtcgtattttgtttatcatcgcgatttggagtcactaccttcttgtaagtcgattgTCCGgatcgttttttggctcgatgcacggctgtagacgatacacccagcttatttgtggcatcttggggtttcgcttgaaattaccggcaactttctttgtcgtctgagcggcttccggttttcgatttccccccgatccagacttcctgaaTGTCGACAACCTCAATCCTCCAAACCTCAATCATccaaatttgattagaaatttccaattttgagTGTTGAGTAAAATTCCTCGCTTGCTTATGAGTGAGGGGAGTTTAGCAACCAGCCTCCCCCCTTGCCCTTTCCTATGGGTATGTatcatactagctgacccggtaaactttgttttaccttttaaattaatgaatcGTTATAAAAGTTTAACTTCACCTTCATGCgcttaacttcttcgtgctcgtgaatcagtttttagtaaaatcgatttaaaattgtttgactTGTGCCccattttaagttgattttgtattgaGACCTCTTTTCCATTTAttgtgagattcttgaaactattattcaaaaaatctcagACCTGATAAACCCTCgtaaaccaaatttcatttcatttcgaCCGATCgcttatacgtgatggtgttacaaagaaaacgcctccatttttatatagtaGGTACTTAGTAATAGATTGATTTGTTGTACGGGAAGACCTCGCTATTTTCAAACCAAGGGTTCGCACAGGGGAAAAAGAAGTTGTTATAAAAATTCCCAAGGTTGGCTTTTGcaaatgtggtcaatttgattttctgttcgaccatctcgggataccctgTAACTAAGAATAACTCCCGTCAAGCTAGCTCAGTAGTAAGAAACTCCTCAAGCTGGGTCTCAGAGTCAGCTTactagggggaagtgttcctaaatgcgcatgttgggtaatatgcgcatacagccgattgacgatatggctaaagattcatcatatctaatcagtgcagtttgagggtaatacgcttttaacacatggcatgaaaaaattaaattgttatataaagtcgaaaaaattaaaaaattcaaacaagatttttgtcagttttgttataatatattgaactttaattattgtgcgtacagattctgtgaacaaaaattttaattgtttttctttctcattcatctagaaatcggaaattcaacaaattgaagcttttggcagagttgtaaatgataagatattggaataacagacaggttctgaatgcccatatcaaggcaggttaaatgcctatatcaagaaaaatagattgttcttataaattttttactttcattcATTTAAACTTTCAATCTACGCTCAAaccacgatcttacagcgaaaaaagaagaacttcatagtGATCTGATAGAAATACAATATAAAccaaatattaccatgaaatatggccatatggcatacttaactatgtttcatgcaaaagaactagtgatgtaaaaaatttcacaaaaatttcagccttgacgtatgcttaacatccgtttctaccattttcaattaaataatttcaaaatattgcaagtgtaaatgaaatatagcttaaaacataaatatgcgcatttagcccgccggtttcggaaatcggctattttgacttcttttattataaaattatttccacaaaaactgtaagagattttaacagaaaaagtgctctaacgtatagaaaacagatgtccgctcatgtgcatataattttcagactcctatctatcggaatatgggagaaaatgagggttttccttaatatgcgcatatagcccgcctctcccctactggGTAATCGTAGGACCTACGCGGACAAACTTTACACAAAATACTATCACAACTCTTtcacatctatatatataaaaatgaatgtttgtctgtctgtctgttccctatagactcggaaactactgaaccgatcatcgtcaaaactggcatctgagggtttttgaggccggggatggtttctgtaatagtcaaaactccatccgacttaaggaaggagaggcttccatacagaatttgtagtttttcgaaacaaattaaagtcatgacatccattttcttgagatttttttttcctttgggcggtttgtttttcgtctctatggtcgaggcgtcgcggccaacgtcgcaaaaggatagtaacccaggcatagcatactgatcagtaggaatattttggcgcgtatttctcaaccaagcatattttctttgaggggtttgtttttcgtctccatgggcgagcaaacgtcgtcgcaagaggatggtaaccaaagcacactgttcattgattgctggaaaatttaactataaggcgcctgtttctcaaacacgtggggcgatatgcaacctaggtgtgtttttttcttgcttatttgatttgtacacagcacgtggtaataaatgacgcctagatgtgacacggattggtattttattaatcgaatcaaaaccaattgaaagatttgctaaaatacttccatatttagttcgtgttaatgtaggtagcattcgacttttcattcaaggaacattagaacatgttcaaacgttcaactttttctgttaaaaaaaattaaaaatgaggttttcttctagaaattgttacttcggcccaaatacacaactgaaacgaatttagaaataaaaatgggagctttttattttaaataattctgaaaaaaccattgtactttttgcttacataccaattcaagtacgtacttaacatgaaaagtgtttttgtgttacatggctgcataaaagagacttttaatccgcttcgtttttgaaaagcgagacttaagaaccgatattcaactggacgcaaaatttttaaaagaaatttttagtttacccttaaagtgttaaaaacaatattcctctctgtcaacttacacggtggggcaagggcaaacgtcgaacttttaagaaattcatcttcaaaatgattcaatattttggaaagaccagaaggggtattccgaatgttgaaactgcagcggatattgaaaattcttaaatgtctttgtaaatgaaggtcattccctttgaacagcattcgttaaaagtggagtaacaaacataaatttatattgcaggaatactgcagaggtatcagtgaaacttgataaaacaaaaaacaggaattcgtattaaatccattttaaagccattactctgacgcatctgtaaataagctttgcattgacacttgccccaatatgcgggacaaatgtaaacttagaaatttgtttttaactaaatttttgaaaatttgactttcaaagaaaaaataaaaaaaaaacgctgagaacttatttagtgatgcaactgatatttttttaaatatttatatgtttaccgtagtaaatttatttaaaaaaaaaagaaatttgcactgtatttaatacaaaactaatttaatatatttttcattgccatgataagtgctgtttgggtatcgagccggttaaatttgcctaccttcttcaagcagtgggggacaaaattgaaaaaaatgggagagctcccatgtaaatttaagataaacagcttttcaaagaagggacgatatttaaaaaggtttttttgggtacagagtacaaatttcagatcttgaaaaacgagtttagagatcagtaaataatatataccatctttaaattgctattcagaactgcagctgcagctctcatttcgaagttgttggttctgaagtatgatgaggtttgatttaaaacaatgctctctaaaatctaaattttaataaatttttacaaattacatttatttccggaaggtgtagcaaagcacaacgggtcagctagtaaatttataaaaacatttcaacttaacttgggaaaaacatattaaattaaatgCAAAAGAACAAGTCCtctaacttgaaaattttatttttagcgaCTTGTGTTTGATTCTAGGGTGGGTGCGGGTGTGGTAGCAGAATTCTTGGGTAGCGCACAGGTACTATTTTTTCTGGTGCTGCTGTCGAAGTCGTCTGCGTTGTCAGCTCGTAGCGAACACTCGAAGTGTATGT
It includes:
- the LOC129744764 gene encoding chitinase-like protein Idgf4, encoding MKLIALGLILAGLAVIGHGQTSTSKVLCYYDGGNFLIEGLAKVGLADIETALPFCTHLIYGYAAIDPDSNKAVSRNPNLDLDTGKGYYRQVTQLKRKYPALKVLLGIGGYRFAAPSPKYLDLLESGAARITFINSVYSIVKTYEFDGIDLAWQWPQNKPVKKHSTAGKLWKGFKKVFSGDSVLDEKADEHREEFTALLREMKNAFRSDNYQLGITVLPHVNSSTFFDIPAIINYLDFVNIGAYDMQTPERNPKEADYAAPIQELNERVPGNNVDGLVKLWLGANAPSSKLIVTIPTHGRGWKLNSDSGITGTPPLVADGAAPAGPYVQQEGYYSWAETCQKLPNPANSGLKGADAPLRKVGDPTKRFGPYAFRLPDSNGEHGLWISYEDPDSASNKAGYVKQKSLGGIAISELSFDDFRGSCANEKFPILRAAKYRL